In a genomic window of Temperatibacter marinus:
- the ggt gene encoding gamma-glutamyltransferase, with protein sequence MSIKRLIKLTFVSLFALTPLASSVVSAQETKAAKKKIEVPLHDYLNRFHPVMARKGMVVAQEKHATEAGYAMIAQGGNAIDAAVATGFALAVTYPQAGNIGGGGFLLAYIAKEDKVIALDFREMAPGSAHRDMFLKEDGSVDRRKAMFSAHSSGVPGTVKGLIQAHKKYGSLPLQTVMGPAIKLAEEGFLMPWGIASSIAGRMKRLSADKDTARYFFKADGSAYEAGELFVQKDLAKTLQSIADKGADGFYRGWVADKIVEKMKETGGIISHEDLKNYKAVERTAVRSPYRGYEVVSMPPPSSGGVHIVQMMNVLEGYDLRSFGHNSADYIHTVTEAMKHAYADRSEYLGDPDYWDVPVEKLTSKAYAAQIRAKIMSEKATPSQDIKPGMHMVAESPQTTHLSSMDAAGNAVSLTYTLNFSYGNGMSVGGAGFLLNNEMDDFSAKPGVPNGFGLLGGEANAIAAGKRPLSSMTPTMVLKEGKPFFVTGSPGGSRIINAVLQTILNTTDFNMGAASAVSVPRFHHQWMPDEILVESGISIDTIRILQSRGQNIDPYKKGGWRTIGAVQAIMRTPDGLMHGAADPRRQGAIAIGE encoded by the coding sequence ATGTCTATAAAGCGCTTAATCAAACTAACCTTCGTTAGCCTATTTGCTCTAACACCTTTGGCTTCATCTGTCGTCTCCGCACAGGAGACAAAAGCAGCGAAGAAAAAAATCGAAGTTCCATTGCACGATTATCTTAATCGATTCCACCCAGTAATGGCCAGAAAAGGCATGGTCGTCGCACAAGAAAAACATGCGACAGAGGCTGGATACGCCATGATAGCTCAAGGGGGAAATGCCATAGATGCAGCAGTGGCAACAGGATTTGCCCTTGCCGTGACTTATCCACAAGCTGGTAACATCGGTGGGGGAGGCTTTTTGCTGGCATATATTGCCAAGGAAGACAAGGTCATCGCCCTTGATTTTCGCGAAATGGCCCCAGGCAGCGCCCATAGAGATATGTTCCTCAAGGAGGACGGGAGTGTAGATCGCAGGAAGGCGATGTTTTCCGCTCATTCAAGTGGGGTGCCAGGAACTGTAAAAGGCTTAATTCAGGCCCATAAGAAATATGGATCTTTGCCCTTGCAGACAGTGATGGGCCCGGCTATCAAACTGGCGGAAGAAGGCTTTTTAATGCCCTGGGGTATTGCTTCTTCTATTGCGGGACGGATGAAACGTTTAAGTGCGGATAAAGATACAGCTCGCTATTTCTTTAAAGCGGATGGGTCTGCCTACGAGGCTGGAGAACTGTTTGTTCAAAAGGATTTGGCAAAGACCCTTCAATCTATAGCGGATAAGGGAGCAGACGGGTTTTATCGCGGCTGGGTCGCTGATAAGATCGTTGAGAAGATGAAAGAAACAGGGGGAATTATCTCTCATGAGGATTTGAAAAATTATAAAGCAGTGGAACGAACAGCTGTGAGAAGTCCATACAGGGGCTATGAAGTCGTTTCCATGCCGCCGCCTTCGTCTGGCGGCGTTCACATTGTCCAAATGATGAATGTATTAGAAGGGTATGACTTGAGGTCCTTCGGTCATAATAGTGCTGATTATATCCATACAGTTACAGAGGCAATGAAGCACGCCTATGCAGATAGAAGCGAATATCTCGGGGACCCTGATTATTGGGATGTGCCTGTGGAGAAATTAACGAGCAAAGCTTATGCAGCTCAAATTCGTGCTAAGATCATGAGCGAGAAAGCAACACCTTCACAGGATATTAAGCCAGGCATGCATATGGTTGCTGAAAGTCCTCAAACGACACATCTTTCTAGTATGGATGCTGCTGGTAATGCTGTTTCTCTAACCTACACTCTGAACTTCTCATATGGCAACGGTATGTCTGTTGGGGGTGCAGGGTTTTTGTTGAACAATGAAATGGATGACTTTTCGGCAAAACCGGGTGTACCAAATGGTTTTGGCCTCTTGGGGGGCGAAGCCAATGCCATTGCTGCAGGGAAACGGCCCTTGTCTTCAATGACACCCACAATGGTCCTTAAAGAGGGTAAGCCTTTCTTTGTTACTGGAAGCCCGGGAGGCAGCCGTATTATTAATGCTGTGCTCCAGACAATTTTGAATACAACTGACTTTAATATGGGGGCAGCTTCAGCGGTGTCTGTTCCGCGTTTCCACCATCAATGGATGCCGGACGAAATTCTAGTCGAGAGCGGGATCTCCATAGATACAATCCGTATTCTGCAGTCGCGTGGCCAAAATATAGATCCTTATAAAAAAGGCGGTTGGCGCACAATCGGTGCAGTGCAGGCCATCATGAGAACACCGGATGGTCTCATGCACGGGGCTGCTGATCCAAGACGTCAGGGTGCCATTGCCATCGGTGAATAA
- a CDS encoding efflux RND transporter permease subunit, whose amino-acid sequence MNGLIAWWARNTVAANLLMLFIIVAGIVGYNKLEREIDPKVNFTGLAINAFWPGASPKEIEEQIVSKIEERLSDLDNVDWIRSESSEGFAGIYVRGDVRNSEVFETTMNEVKSRIDSISSFPRDMEPPRVSRWENSQEFIRIGLHGDLSEKELTRLGQVMRREVANLPAISKVGLFGTRQEEVSIEVSEDALRRYNLTFSQVASAIRSSSVNLSSGTIRTNAGELRMITRNMANTKSAFSDIIIRQTDSGATIRVGDVATVIDGFEDNPILATMNGDPAVLIQVMTTEIMDVVTASNGVKEWIKERSKTLPAGAKLTLWDDAAETFEGRIETISSAAFAGLGLVMIVLLLTLRPKVAFWVCTGIATAYFGAFVLMDAVGVSLNMISTFAFLLVLGIVVDDAIVVGESIHHESSSTGGGLSAAILGTQLVAKPVIFAVLTTILAFLPWIFITGETSEFTRHITWVVILALAFSLIESLLILPAHLSKMKPRENKNAFDRVQKKIADSIINFANTVYRRIGNWVVRKRYLVLLSFIGLFVTTFSLQTMGYVKFGFMPEIESDQISVNIDFPQGTTYETSLRILKKVQDAEKQLIDEAKAESADIELIENWYTRSRRDSVLALIKLSPPELRGEKSAKEISLRLRELIGEIPEAEEVNVNYTFNNSSPSVQFAVRHNDLDLLNSIVNEVEDKLRTFDEAFDVRNNLQSAGQEMSMELLPGAQKLGLTLTDVSRQVRQAYFGEEVQRLPREGTDVRVYVRYPLESRRNMESLENFRIRTPNGSEVPLTAIVDLKFQQGISRILHWDRDRAAIVTASLKTEERQTIMKDMNENFWPDMEAKYPGLKRGAIGNAEGERKFFEEIQGLYTLVLFGMYMLLAIAFKSYSQPILILVAIPFAYIGAVLGHFVMGDAMALFSYFGIAAAAGVVVNDNLVLVDYYNRLKDRGMEAREAIVEAGVVRFRPIMLTTVTTCVGLMPMMAEKSIQAAFLKPVVISLAFGVLIAFFVTLMLVPAMCSIGVDIQRFKAWFMAPWREGKEAATLTKKSGDAPAE is encoded by the coding sequence ATGAATGGATTAATTGCATGGTGGGCACGCAATACTGTTGCTGCCAACCTGTTGATGCTATTTATTATCGTCGCAGGTATCGTTGGGTACAATAAGCTTGAACGCGAGATTGACCCTAAAGTAAACTTCACTGGCCTAGCGATTAACGCTTTCTGGCCTGGGGCTTCTCCGAAAGAGATTGAGGAACAAATTGTTTCTAAAATTGAAGAGCGCCTCTCTGATTTAGATAACGTGGACTGGATCCGCTCAGAGTCTAGTGAGGGCTTTGCCGGAATTTATGTTCGCGGTGATGTACGGAACTCAGAAGTTTTTGAGACTACCATGAATGAGGTGAAAAGCCGCATTGATAGTATCTCTTCTTTCCCTCGCGATATGGAGCCTCCTAGGGTCTCGCGCTGGGAAAATAGTCAAGAGTTTATTCGTATTGGCCTGCATGGTGACTTAAGTGAAAAAGAACTGACCCGCCTTGGGCAAGTGATGCGCCGCGAAGTGGCTAATCTTCCTGCCATTTCTAAAGTGGGTCTTTTTGGTACACGTCAAGAAGAAGTCTCTATCGAAGTCAGTGAAGATGCTCTGCGTCGTTATAACCTGACTTTCTCTCAAGTGGCGTCTGCGATCCGTTCCTCTTCAGTGAACTTGTCGTCTGGTACAATTCGTACGAATGCTGGTGAGTTGAGAATGATCACTCGCAATATGGCGAATACAAAGTCCGCTTTCAGTGACATCATTATTCGTCAAACAGATTCTGGCGCAACAATTCGCGTTGGTGATGTCGCCACTGTAATCGATGGTTTTGAAGACAATCCTATTCTTGCAACCATGAACGGTGACCCAGCGGTTCTCATTCAGGTTATGACCACAGAGATCATGGATGTCGTTACAGCGTCGAATGGTGTCAAAGAATGGATTAAAGAGCGTAGCAAAACCCTTCCTGCTGGTGCAAAGCTAACATTATGGGATGATGCTGCTGAAACCTTCGAAGGCCGTATTGAAACAATATCGAGTGCAGCATTCGCTGGTCTTGGTCTAGTGATGATTGTCCTTCTTCTCACTCTGCGCCCGAAAGTCGCATTCTGGGTTTGTACAGGAATTGCCACAGCCTATTTCGGTGCTTTCGTCCTTATGGATGCAGTAGGTGTTTCGCTCAATATGATTTCCACTTTTGCCTTCTTGCTGGTGCTTGGTATTGTCGTGGATGATGCGATTGTCGTCGGTGAAAGCATTCACCACGAAAGTTCCTCTACCGGCGGCGGTCTTTCTGCTGCTATCCTTGGCACTCAACTTGTTGCGAAACCAGTTATCTTTGCGGTTTTAACAACTATTCTTGCCTTTTTACCGTGGATCTTCATTACTGGAGAAACAAGTGAATTCACCCGTCATATTACATGGGTCGTTATTCTTGCTCTTGCTTTCTCTTTGATTGAATCGCTGCTGATTTTGCCAGCTCACCTTTCAAAAATGAAACCCCGTGAAAATAAGAATGCATTTGATCGTGTTCAGAAAAAAATTGCTGACTCTATCATCAATTTCGCAAACACAGTCTACCGCAGAATCGGTAATTGGGTTGTTCGCAAACGCTATCTTGTCCTACTCTCATTCATTGGACTTTTCGTTACAACATTCTCCTTGCAGACAATGGGTTATGTAAAGTTTGGTTTCATGCCTGAGATCGAATCTGATCAGATCAGTGTGAATATTGATTTCCCGCAAGGGACGACTTATGAGACATCACTGCGCATTCTGAAAAAAGTACAAGATGCTGAGAAACAACTTATTGATGAGGCGAAAGCTGAATCAGCAGATATTGAACTGATCGAAAACTGGTATACACGATCTCGTCGTGACAGTGTTCTTGCGTTGATTAAACTATCCCCTCCTGAGCTAAGAGGCGAGAAATCAGCAAAAGAAATTTCACTGCGTCTACGTGAATTGATTGGTGAAATTCCTGAGGCTGAAGAAGTGAATGTAAACTATACATTTAATAACAGCAGCCCAAGTGTTCAATTTGCAGTTCGTCATAATGACCTTGACCTTCTTAACTCTATTGTGAATGAGGTTGAAGACAAACTTAGAACATTTGACGAAGCCTTCGACGTAAGAAACAATCTTCAGTCTGCCGGGCAAGAGATGAGCATGGAACTTCTTCCAGGTGCTCAGAAATTAGGCCTGACACTAACTGATGTTTCCCGCCAAGTTCGTCAAGCCTATTTCGGTGAGGAAGTTCAGCGGCTGCCACGTGAGGGCACTGATGTGCGCGTCTATGTTCGCTATCCCCTTGAAAGCCGTCGGAACATGGAGAGTTTAGAAAACTTCCGCATCCGTACACCAAATGGGTCCGAAGTGCCTCTTACAGCAATTGTCGATCTTAAATTCCAGCAAGGCATCAGCCGTATTCTTCACTGGGACCGTGATCGTGCTGCTATCGTAACCGCAAGTTTGAAGACAGAAGAACGTCAAACTATCATGAAAGATATGAATGAAAACTTCTGGCCTGACATGGAAGCTAAATACCCAGGTCTTAAGCGTGGGGCTATCGGCAACGCTGAAGGAGAGCGTAAGTTCTTCGAGGAGATCCAAGGTTTATACACTCTTGTGCTGTTTGGCATGTATATGCTTCTTGCGATCGCCTTTAAATCCTATAGCCAGCCTATTTTGATCTTAGTTGCCATTCCATTCGCCTATATTGGCGCTGTGTTAGGTCACTTTGTTATGGGTGATGCGATGGCGCTCTTCAGCTACTTTGGAATTGCTGCAGCTGCGGGCGTTGTGGTGAACGACAATCTGGTCCTTGTTGACTATTATAACAGATTGAAAGATCGCGGCATGGAAGCAAGAGAAGCGATTGTTGAAGCAGGGGTTGTACGTTTCCGCCCTATTATGCTGACAACAGTAACCACCTGTGTGGGGCTCATGCCTATGATGGCTGAGAAATCAATCCAGGCTGCCTTTCTTAAGCCGGTTGTTATTTCCTTAGCTTTCGGTGTTTTGATCGCTTTCTTTGTAACCTTAATGCTTGTTCCTGCAATGTGTTCAATCGGTGTTGACATCCAGCGCTTTAAAGCATGGTTCATGGCACCGTGGCGTGAAGGCAAGGAAGCCGCCACACTGACTAAAAAATCTGGTGATGCGCCGGCTGAATAA
- a CDS encoding efflux RND transporter periplasmic adaptor subunit — protein MRKLIRILAPIGVLAFFFIIISILGANKPQPQKNEVEARLISLAVDTVVQRDVNFAVQAQGEVRARTEVDLIPQVAGRIVKVSDSFGAGGAFKAGETLIQIDDRDYKLAVTSAQARVAEAEVRLQRQLADAKIKAKQWKEWVKDGSKPTDLALNKPQVAEAEAKLLAAKADLENAELNLSRTKITLPYDGRVREKLADLGQFVNAGTRLGRVFATDVVEVQLALTDTQMAELGLSIGFIAEKGSEPTVTFSASIAGSLRKWEGKIIRTHAAVDQNTRLMYAVAEVRDPYTKAASAAKMPLAVGLFVKAEIQNVNSVQALVMPRVALRGTDRVFIVNAEDKLESRQVNVLATDSKQLYVESGVNIGDRVVVSSVQKVVNGMKVKTYASETDTSSENLAR, from the coding sequence GTGAGGAAGCTCATCCGTATTCTTGCGCCTATAGGCGTACTAGCATTTTTTTTCATCATCATATCTATTCTAGGTGCAAACAAGCCCCAGCCACAAAAGAATGAAGTTGAAGCCCGTCTAATTTCACTCGCCGTTGATACAGTTGTGCAAAGAGACGTAAACTTCGCCGTTCAAGCTCAAGGGGAAGTTCGTGCCCGCACAGAAGTTGATCTGATCCCACAAGTCGCAGGACGGATCGTAAAAGTTTCTGATTCTTTTGGCGCTGGCGGTGCCTTTAAAGCAGGCGAGACACTTATTCAAATTGATGATCGTGACTATAAGTTGGCAGTAACAAGTGCCCAAGCCCGAGTAGCCGAAGCTGAGGTGCGTCTTCAAAGACAGCTTGCCGATGCTAAAATTAAAGCAAAACAGTGGAAAGAATGGGTGAAGGACGGCAGCAAGCCTACAGATCTCGCACTGAACAAGCCTCAAGTTGCTGAAGCAGAAGCAAAGCTTCTTGCCGCAAAAGCAGACTTAGAAAATGCAGAGCTTAACCTGTCTCGTACAAAAATCACTTTGCCTTACGACGGTCGCGTGCGTGAAAAACTTGCTGACCTTGGTCAGTTTGTAAACGCCGGCACCCGCCTTGGTCGTGTCTTTGCGACAGACGTTGTTGAAGTTCAATTGGCTTTAACTGATACGCAAATGGCTGAACTGGGTCTTTCTATTGGTTTTATTGCTGAAAAGGGAAGCGAACCGACTGTGACATTCTCAGCGTCTATTGCTGGATCACTTCGTAAGTGGGAAGGGAAAATCATCCGAACTCACGCTGCAGTCGATCAAAACACACGCTTGATGTATGCTGTTGCAGAAGTAAGAGACCCCTATACTAAAGCTGCTTCAGCTGCAAAAATGCCTCTTGCTGTTGGTCTTTTTGTTAAAGCTGAGATTCAAAATGTAAACAGCGTTCAAGCGCTCGTTATGCCTCGCGTCGCTCTTCGCGGCACCGACCGTGTCTTCATTGTTAATGCAGAAGACAAGCTGGAAAGCCGTCAAGTCAACGTTCTTGCGACAGATAGCAAACAACTTTATGTGGAAAGCGGTGTGAACATTGGTGACCGTGTTGTTGTTTCAAGCGTTCAGAAAGTTGTGAATGGCATGAAGGTAAAAACTTATGCCAGCGAAACAGATACTTCATCTGAAAATCTTGCACGCTAA
- a CDS encoding PAS domain-containing sensor histidine kinase, with protein MSKDMLVFKLSSMFNLSDKPVLVFHESSVVFANDALLSYLGEKPSQLFGQSAQILHNYLKKEDHDRLSNFMGEESDIPQEGLLSFLNKSGTYIEFSVSMLSIDIEQHPLKILTLDEEKNETFSTQDLLGSNSLFKQVFKLSPDPIVITRLGTGEMVDGNSAFWNLIGPGQEGLTSMFDLWADDTAGRMMHHELVNKSSIYNMPATLKTRGGIYRELRFFAEKIHVEHEELVLIIARDVTDELDRERELEKNKEFAEIASRSKSEFLANMSHELRTPLNAIIGFSEILQGEIFGPLGQEKYKEYADDIFTSGQHLQDIVNDILDLSKIEAGRLETDLKVIDPTEGINQCLRLIQAKTDNSEIRIESAFNQNIFLRTDERLLKQIVLNILSNAVKFTQEGGQIVLSLQEGLDGTATLAVADTGIGMSPEEIRQAIQPFGQVDSSYTRKMQGTGLGLPLVKAIAEKLGARFLLDSAKDQGTQVRIIWPAAYVEQADTVDLSIDTL; from the coding sequence ATGTCTAAAGACATGTTGGTGTTTAAACTATCATCAATGTTTAATCTATCGGATAAGCCAGTCCTTGTGTTTCATGAGAGTAGCGTGGTTTTTGCGAATGATGCTCTCTTGTCTTATCTAGGGGAAAAACCGAGTCAGTTGTTTGGGCAATCAGCTCAAATTCTGCATAATTATCTTAAAAAAGAAGATCACGATAGACTGTCAAATTTCATGGGGGAGGAAAGCGATATTCCCCAAGAAGGATTGTTATCATTCCTTAATAAGTCAGGAACTTACATTGAATTTTCAGTCTCGATGCTCTCGATAGATATAGAACAACACCCGTTGAAGATACTTACGTTGGATGAAGAAAAAAATGAAACTTTCTCGACTCAGGACCTTTTAGGATCTAACAGCCTATTCAAACAAGTCTTTAAACTTTCCCCAGACCCTATTGTGATCACGCGTTTAGGCACAGGGGAAATGGTTGATGGCAATTCAGCCTTTTGGAACTTAATTGGTCCAGGCCAAGAGGGCTTAACCAGTATGTTTGATCTATGGGCCGATGATACGGCAGGCCGTATGATGCATCATGAATTGGTTAACAAATCATCTATATATAATATGCCAGCTACATTAAAAACACGGGGTGGCATATATAGAGAACTTAGGTTTTTTGCTGAGAAAATCCATGTGGAGCATGAAGAGCTTGTTTTGATCATCGCACGAGATGTTACGGATGAATTGGACAGAGAGCGCGAATTAGAAAAAAATAAAGAGTTTGCTGAAATTGCTAGTCGAAGTAAGTCAGAGTTTTTGGCGAATATGAGCCACGAACTAAGAACGCCTTTAAATGCCATCATAGGGTTCTCAGAAATTCTGCAAGGGGAAATATTTGGCCCTCTTGGACAGGAAAAATACAAAGAATATGCCGATGACATCTTTACAAGTGGTCAGCACCTTCAGGACATCGTGAACGATATTTTGGACCTCTCGAAAATTGAAGCGGGCCGCCTAGAGACAGACCTTAAAGTCATTGATCCAACGGAAGGGATCAATCAATGTCTCCGTCTGATACAGGCAAAGACAGATAATAGTGAAATTCGCATTGAAAGTGCCTTTAACCAAAATATTTTCCTCCGAACTGACGAGCGGCTTCTCAAGCAAATTGTTCTGAATATTCTCTCAAATGCAGTGAAATTCACACAAGAAGGCGGCCAGATTGTACTTTCTTTGCAGGAAGGACTAGACGGCACTGCAACACTGGCAGTTGCTGATACTGGAATTGGTATGTCCCCAGAGGAAATTCGTCAGGCTATTCAACCTTTCGGGCAGGTGGATAGTTCCTATACACGCAAGATGCAGGGGACTGGTCTGGGATTGCCACTTGTCAAGGCGATTGCTGAGAAATTGGGAGCTCGGTTTCTTTTGGACAGCGCAAAAGATCAAGGTACTCAAGTGAGAATAATTTGGCCTGCCGCTTATGTAGAACAAGCAGATACAGTAGATCTTAGTATCGACACTCTATAA
- a CDS encoding dipeptidase — protein MEKFNRLTATLLIAFSLTACDTKQETLDEKANRIAQNVLIVDTHIDVPYRLNDGWEDVHLATEKGDFDFPRAQQGGLNVPFMSIYTPANLGDSQASTDHAHKMIDIVEKMAKVAPNKFTVVKTVAEAEKAFKEGKIALPLGMENGSPINNSLENLEKFYERGIRYITLAHSKTNHISDSSYDKERQYETGLSQFGENLIGHMNRMGIMVDISHVSDKAFYRAVELSKVPVIATHSSARHFTPGFERNMSDEMIKKLVETGGLIMINYGSAFLTEDANTYRSRGTAAYEASLQVAGSEDSDELRKEFIKNWTSENPYPFADISDVLNHIDHVVKVTGTVDGVGLGSDYDGVGNTLPTGLKDAASYPNLVKGLLERGYTEEDIGKILSGNILRVWKQTEEYAAKN, from the coding sequence ATGGAAAAATTCAATCGCTTAACGGCAACCTTACTCATCGCCTTCTCTTTGACGGCCTGTGATACAAAACAAGAAACTCTTGATGAAAAAGCCAATCGGATTGCCCAGAATGTCTTGATCGTTGATACACATATAGATGTGCCTTATCGACTCAATGATGGCTGGGAAGACGTTCATCTTGCAACAGAAAAGGGGGACTTCGATTTCCCACGGGCTCAACAGGGGGGATTGAATGTCCCCTTTATGTCAATCTATACGCCCGCCAATCTTGGGGATAGTCAAGCTTCAACAGATCATGCCCATAAAATGATTGATATCGTAGAAAAAATGGCAAAAGTCGCTCCCAATAAATTTACAGTTGTCAAAACCGTCGCTGAGGCTGAGAAAGCTTTTAAAGAAGGCAAAATTGCCCTACCGCTTGGCATGGAAAATGGATCTCCTATCAATAACAGTCTTGAAAATCTTGAGAAATTTTATGAAAGGGGCATTCGCTATATTACGCTTGCCCATAGTAAAACCAATCATATTTCAGACAGTAGCTATGACAAAGAGCGCCAATATGAGACAGGCTTGAGTCAGTTTGGCGAAAATCTCATTGGCCATATGAATCGCATGGGAATTATGGTTGATATCAGTCATGTCTCTGATAAAGCCTTTTACCGTGCGGTAGAATTGTCAAAAGTCCCTGTCATAGCAACTCATTCCAGTGCCCGTCATTTCACACCGGGTTTTGAGCGCAATATGAGTGACGAAATGATTAAAAAACTCGTCGAAACTGGTGGCCTGATTATGATTAATTATGGCTCAGCTTTTTTAACAGAAGATGCAAACACCTATCGCTCAAGAGGCACAGCAGCTTATGAAGCCTCCCTTCAAGTAGCTGGATCAGAAGACTCCGATGAGCTTAGAAAAGAATTCATAAAAAATTGGACTAGTGAAAATCCATATCCATTTGCAGACATCAGTGATGTTCTCAACCATATTGACCATGTCGTAAAAGTCACTGGGACCGTTGATGGAGTTGGTCTTGGCTCCGATTATGACGGGGTTGGAAACACATTGCCCACAGGCCTGAAAGATGCTGCAAGTTATCCTAACCTTGTAAAGGGCTTGCTGGAACGTGGCTACACAGAAGAGGATATTGGGAAAATATTATCCGGCAACATTCTACGAGTTTGGAAACAAACAGAAGAGTATGCTGCAAAAAATTAA
- the feoB gene encoding ferrous iron transport protein B, which produces MKTIAIIGNPNCGKSALFNALTGLKQKVANYPGATVERRTGPLPGHDDISLIDLPGTYSLSPRSQDEAVTRSVLLGEQSGEAKPDALILTVDATNLQQNLRFAFEVKQLGIPMVMALNMADLAARDQIEIDLKKLSELVGLPVIETVAVRKKGLQALCDAAFGALQVDHNTPNNTRLSTKELQQKATITAKQSLINQGIQHTLTRNLDALLLHKGAGLFILLSILFFMFQAVFSWAALPMDLIEEAIATLQTIAEESLADGWVKSILIDALLAGVGAVIVFLPQIIILFLFILILESTGYMARAAFLMDKLMATVGLNGRAFIPLLSSFACAIPGIMAARTISNERDRLATIMIAPLMACSARLPVYQLLIGAFIPASSIGPFNFQGIVMFALYLLGILSALIVAYVMKRVMTENRMKTFMMELPKYQMPNLRFIMTGLYERAKLFLHRAGTIIFYSTIILWVLSLYPLAPEGASGPAIHYSFIGILGSWLEVIFAPIGFNWEMSIALIPGMAAREVAVAALGTVYSLSGSEDMIATQLRDVLAQKWSLATALSFLVWFVYAPQCISTIAVVRRETNGWKWPLIMMGYMFGLAYVMSFLTYHGTLFFVS; this is translated from the coding sequence ATGAAAACCATTGCTATTATTGGTAATCCGAATTGCGGAAAATCGGCGCTCTTTAACGCCTTAACCGGCCTAAAGCAAAAAGTAGCCAACTATCCTGGGGCTACGGTGGAACGCCGCACAGGGCCACTTCCAGGACATGATGACATCAGTCTTATTGATTTGCCCGGGACTTATAGCCTCAGTCCAAGAAGTCAAGATGAAGCGGTTACACGCAGTGTCCTCTTAGGAGAGCAAAGTGGCGAAGCTAAGCCCGATGCTCTAATCCTGACTGTAGACGCGACAAACCTTCAACAAAATTTACGCTTTGCTTTCGAGGTCAAGCAACTTGGTATTCCAATGGTTATGGCTTTGAATATGGCTGATTTGGCCGCAAGAGATCAGATTGAAATTGACCTCAAAAAATTATCTGAACTGGTAGGCCTTCCTGTCATTGAAACAGTCGCCGTTAGAAAAAAGGGCCTCCAAGCCCTTTGCGATGCTGCATTCGGTGCCTTGCAGGTAGACCATAACACCCCAAATAACACCCGCTTATCAACAAAAGAACTTCAGCAAAAAGCAACGATCACAGCAAAGCAATCTCTCATTAATCAAGGCATTCAACATACACTAACACGGAATCTTGACGCCCTTCTTCTTCATAAAGGAGCTGGCTTGTTCATTCTATTGAGCATTCTATTTTTTATGTTCCAAGCTGTCTTTAGCTGGGCCGCTCTGCCAATGGACCTCATTGAGGAAGCAATCGCTACCTTGCAGACTATTGCCGAGGAAAGTCTGGCTGATGGATGGGTGAAAAGCATCCTTATAGACGCCCTTCTGGCTGGGGTTGGCGCAGTGATTGTTTTCTTACCTCAAATCATTATTCTTTTCCTATTTATCCTTATTTTAGAAAGCACGGGCTATATGGCTAGAGCAGCCTTTCTTATGGACAAATTAATGGCCACAGTTGGTTTAAATGGGCGTGCCTTTATTCCCCTCTTATCAAGTTTTGCATGTGCCATTCCTGGCATCATGGCAGCACGCACCATTAGTAATGAACGAGATCGTCTTGCAACAATCATGATCGCTCCACTGATGGCATGCTCAGCCAGATTGCCGGTTTATCAGCTTCTGATAGGAGCCTTCATTCCTGCATCATCAATCGGTCCCTTCAATTTTCAGGGCATTGTGATGTTCGCACTCTATCTTTTAGGCATTCTCTCAGCCCTTATCGTGGCTTATGTTATGAAACGTGTTATGACGGAAAACCGCATGAAGACGTTCATGATGGAACTGCCAAAATATCAAATGCCAAACCTCAGATTTATCATGACAGGCCTCTATGAGCGCGCAAAATTATTCTTGCACCGTGCCGGGACTATCATTTTCTATTCGACCATCATTCTCTGGGTACTCTCCCTTTATCCACTGGCTCCCGAAGGAGCCTCTGGCCCTGCAATCCACTATAGTTTCATCGGCATACTCGGATCATGGTTAGAAGTGATCTTTGCACCAATCGGCTTCAACTGGGAAATGTCAATTGCGCTCATTCCTGGCATGGCAGCCCGAGAGGTGGCCGTCGCTGCTCTTGGAACAGTCTATAGCTTGAGTGGCAGTGAAGATATGATTGCTACACAGTTAAGAGATGTTTTAGCGCAAAAATGGTCTCTTGCAACAGCGCTCTCTTTTCTTGTTTGGTTTGTTTATGCCCCGCAGTGCATATCTACAATTGCTGTTGTCCGCAGGGAAACAAATGGCTGGAAGTGGCCCTTAATCATGATGGGATATATGTTTGGACTAGCTTATGTAATGTCTTTCTTAACTTATCATGGGACACTCTTTTTTGTGAGCTAG
- a CDS encoding FeoA family protein, translating to MVQTSLHSLDTLSPGDKGVIKEFSNDHEITERLREIGFSEDFRVEVINESLFGRDPMVVQVEQMTIALRRKDASHIIIAVSK from the coding sequence ATGGTACAGACATCCCTACACTCTCTCGATACACTCTCACCCGGAGATAAAGGCGTGATCAAAGAGTTTTCTAATGACCATGAAATCACTGAGAGGCTGAGAGAAATCGGTTTTTCAGAAGATTTCAGGGTGGAAGTCATTAATGAAAGTTTGTTTGGTCGTGACCCTATGGTCGTCCAGGTTGAACAGATGACCATAGCTTTAAGGCGTAAAGACGCTTCTCATATTATTATAGCTGTTTCAAAATAA